From the Halomarina salina genome, the window CGCTCGCTCCCTCGACCGACGACGGTACCGGACTCCCGTTGTACCGGACCGCTGTGGTACCGAGTCACTGTCTACCGTGCGAGCGTTACGACCACCCGACGACCGGTGGTCGAGGGGAACCGACGGCCGTTCCAGGGTGTGTCGACCCGTGGTCGCTCCCGTGTGCTCCGTAGTCGTCCGGAGATGGGGGGTCTGTGGACCGTTCACGGTGTCTGACGTGCGTCGGATAGTTTGGGGTTAACGGATGTTTGACGGTCTCTGTGGCCTACTTAGGCGGTGACCTGTCTCGGTTTACTACATCCCTATCCAGCGGCCGTCTTCGGCGGTTTCGACTGCAAGTTCCACATAACAAAGCGTCACACGAGGGTGTAGACTAGTAGCTGAACTCGGCGCCCCACGGGCGTCGAGGTCTACCACATCCATGCAGGACGCACACGAACTACGAGAGACGACGGGGAGCGACCGGCCACACGGCACTGTCGCCCACGACGAGCTTGCTGCCGTGCAGACGGCAGGTGGTGGCCGTGTACCGTAACCAGTCCATCGGGGTCGTCGTCCCCGCGTACAACGAGGCTGGTCTCGTCGGCGACGTCATCGAGACGATGCCGACGTTCGTCGACCGCGTGTACGCCATCGACGACCGCTCGACCGACGAGACGTGGGCCGAGATCCGCGCGGCCGCCGAGCGCGTCAACCGCCAGCGAGCGGGTAGCGGCGCGGACTCCGACCGAGAGTCGGAGTCCGAGGCGGCTACCCCCCTCGCCGACGGTGGCGTCGCACACGACGGTCCCGTGGTCCCCCTCCGGAACGACCGGAACATGGGGCGCGGCGCGAGCGTCAAACGCGGCTTCGAGCGCGCGCTCGCCGACGGCATCGACATCGTGGCGATGATGGACGGCGACGGCCAGATGGACCCGCAGGTGCTCGACCACCTCCTCGACCCCATCGTCGAGGACCGCGCCGACTACACGAAGGGCAACCGCCTGATGGCGGGTGGTGGCTGGGCCGGGATGTCCCGGTTCCGCCTGTTCGGGAACCACATGCTCTCGTTCCTCACCAAGTTCTCGACGGGCTACTGGGAGGTCGGCGACTCACAGAACGGCTACGCCGCCATCTCCAGCGACATGCTCCGCCGACTGGACATCGACGGGCTGTACGAGGACTACGGCTTCGAGAACGACATCCTCGCGAAGCTGAACCTGCTCGACGCGCGGGTCGCCGACGTCCCGCACCCGGCGGTGTACGGCAACGAGACGAGCACCATCCAGTACGAGACGTTCATCCCGCGCGTCTCGGTACTGCTCGCGTCGAACTTCGGCAGACGCGTCCGCTCGAAGTACCTCCAGGGAGGGTTCCACCCGGTCGTGCTCTGCTACCTGTTCGCCGTCGTGGCCCTCCTCGTCGGGCTGGTCGGTTCGGTTTACTCGTTCGTCGTCTGGGCGCAGGGGTCGCTCGGCCCCGCGCTCGTCTCCTCGGTCGTCTTCCTGGTCGGTGGCCTCCTGCTCGTCACCGCCCTCGCGGTCGACGTGCGCCTGAACTCCCACCTCGCGGTCGACGGGGAGTGACCGACCGGGACGACCCGTGCGTGCCGGTAGCACGGGTACACGGTCGGTACTGACGGACCGTAGACCGTAACGGCTGCGTAACAAAGCGACCACATCGTCTCTGACACCGATAGCAAATGACAGCGACCCTCCGGAGCGAACGATGAAGTACGAGGACTCGGCACGCCGACGCCGCTCGAAGCTGCTGCTCATCGTCGGCTTCCTCGGGCTCGCGCTCGCCATCGTCCGGGCGCACTTCGCTCCCGCAACCGGGTACGAGCTCTCCATCTACGGGGCGACGCCCGTCGAGGTCTGGATCGGCGTCGCGATAGCGCTGCTCGTCGCCGTCGCCGTCACCGCCCTCCGACCGAGAGGCTGGCTCGTCCCGACGAGTCTCGGCCTCGCCATCCTCGCCACGGCGACGGTCGTGTTCATGCCGACCATCCGGGGGTACTACGCCTACGGACGCGCCGACGAACTCACACACATGGGCTGGGCGCGTGGCATCATCAGCGGCGAGATGGGGGCGATGGACATCTTCTACCCCGGCGGTCACACCTCCGTCGGCCTCATCCACGCCGTCACCGGCATCTCCATCCCGCACTCGATGATGCTGCTCGTCCAGCTGCTCGCGCTCGTGTTCCTCGTCTTCCTCCCGTTGACGGTCCGGACGCTGGTCGACGACCGCGCCGGGACGGCCATCGCCACGTTCGCGGCGTGCATGTTCCTGCCCATCACGAACATCTCGACGTACCTCACGTTCCACCCGTACACGATGACGACGCTGTTCTTCCCCGTCATCCTCTTCTTGCTGTTCGAGTACCTCTCGCGGCGCTCGCGCGGCCTCGCGAACGGCGTGACGGCGACCGGGCTGTTGCTGTTCGTCGGGGCGGTCGGGTCCATCCTCTACCACGGCCAGGTGGCGCTCAACATCCTCATCCTGTTCGCGACCATCGCGCTCGCCCAGAAGTTCTACCAGTGGCTCCCCGGGGGGAGCACCTTCGCCGACGCGCGGTCGCTGGCCGTCCCGACAGTGCTGTTCGGCGCGTTCTACGTCGTCTGGGCGTCGCGCTACCAGATCGTCTACTCGATGTTCGACATGGTGTCGACCTCCGTCCAGAAGTGGGTGGAGGGAGAGGCCGGGGCGGGCGGGGGCAGCGTCGCCAGCACCGGCGACTCCGCCTCGAAGGTCGGTATCAGCATCATCGAGCTGTTCATGAAGCTGTTCTTCGTGAAGACGGTGTTCGTCGCGCTCGCGGCCATCCTCGTGCTGGTCGCGCTCGCGGGCCGCCTCGACGACGGGCCGGAGGACCGCAACGAGGCCATCACCTACTTCGCGTACGGGGGGCTGGTGCTCGGGCCGTTCTTCCTGGCGCACTTCCTCGGTGACGTCTCGAAGTACTTCTTCCGGCACGTCGGGTTCGCGATGGTCATCGCGACCATCCTGGGCGTGGTGATGCTCCACTCGTTCTACCGGGCCATCGCCGGCGGGAAGTACGACGGCGCGCTGCGGGCCGTCGCGGCCATCGCCATCGTCGGCGGGCTGTTGCTGTCGCTCATCGTCGTGTTCCCGTCGCCGTACATCTACCTCCCGTCGACCGGCACCACCGAGGCGGTCCACGACGGGTACAACACGTCGTTCGCCTACAACGCGAACGACACCCGCTGGAACGACATCAGGAGCGGTCCGGGACGGTTCCAGGACGCCCAGCGCACCAGCGGCGTCGTCCCGTGGGGCACCGTCACCGAGAAGAACCTCATCGCGGACAACCTGACGTCACACTCGCCGTATCCGTACTATCTGTCGATATCGGCGTTCAACTATCAACGGGAGGTGGACGCCTATCGGGGCGCGACGTTCTCGAAGGAGGCGCTCGACTCCATCTCCGACGAGGACGGCGTCAGCAGAGTGTTGAGCACCGGCGTGCGGAGTGACGACGGCACCCGTCTGGACAACGGACTGGTGGTGTACTACGTCGACTCCAGCTACCCGCCCGACCGGGGCTCCGACGACGACGCGTCGGCCAACGACAGCGGCGGCGAGGGCCAGCAGACCGAGGGCCCGTCGACGCAGCAGACCCAGTCACAGCCGACGGAGACCCGCACGCCCATCCCCGAGGTGACGCAGGCTCCGCCGTCGACGTCGACCCCGGCGGCCGGGAACGGCACGGCGACGGGTGGCGGGACGACTGCCGGCGGTGGCGGGAGCACCGACGCGGGCGGTGGCGGCACCGGTGGCGCGCAGACCACGACTGGCACGACCGGCGGCGGAGGCGGTACCGGCGATGGAGGCGATGGAGGCAGCACCGAGACGGGTGGTGCCACGACGACGGCTCCCTCCGGCGGGACGACCACCGCGCCGAGCACGCCGACCGGGACGACCACGGGGACCGACGGCGGGAACACGACCGGGTCGTTCCTCCCGTTCGGCGGTCTCCTCGGGGGGATTTAAGCTCGGTCGTCGCCCCCCGTCGGGAACAGACGTAGCTGACTTCTCCGGGCCGTCTAATACCATTACACAGAATCTTTATACGGGTAAGGGTGTGCTTTCAGGCCGTAATGGCACACGATGCGGCACCCGAACCGGACAGCGAAGAAGTCGCAGACGAGGCGACTGTAGAGGACAGTAATTCACTGCTTAACAGGCGCTCGTACATGAAGCTCAGCGCGGCGGCAGCGGCTGCGATGGGGACGGCGGCCGTCACGGGGACGGCCAGCGCGGCGACCTCCCGACACGGCATCTCCTTCGACCGCGTCGTGAACGCGGTCGAGGATCTCGGCTGGGACCCCGACGGGAACGACCCGATCGACGTCCCGACCGACGAGGGCCTCCTCATCGAGGTCCCGCCCGGCGAGTACGTCTTCCCGCTCAGCGGGAGCGAACCCCACTGCGTCAGCGGCGACCTCCGCCGCTGGGGCATCCGCGGGCTCGGCGACAGCCGGAACGACGTGACGTTCCGGACGGCGTCGGGCGACTCGGGCTACTTCATCCGCTCGGGGTACAACTCCGAGGGACTCCTGCTGGAGAACTTCGAGTTCGACAACACGGGCGACCACACCGGCGGCGACATCGGCAACTGGCTCCGGGCGCAGGACAAGCTGATGGTGAAGGACATCGACCACGTCGGCTTCTCCGGCCGCGAGCCGTACTGCCGCTGGTCGATCCTGCCGGAGATCAAGAGCGAGAACGGCTCCGGTCGCATCGTCAACTACACCAAGACCGGCCCCTCCGTGTTCGCGGGCCACGGCGCCTCCGACGGCGCGGGTGGCGTGTTCTCTCACGACGGGCTCCTCACCTTCGAGAACTGCGTCATCGCCAACCAGGGCGGCGACGGCGGGCTCTACACCGGGAAGCACAACGGGAAGATCGTCTACGACAGCTGTGAGTTCCGCAACAACGACATGGCGGCCATCCGGGCCGGTGCGGGCTGTGAACTCCGGAACTGCCTCGTCGTCATCGACTGGGACAACGCCCACCCCGACAACGTCATCGACGACCAGAAGGAGCCGACCGGGACGGCCGGGCTCTACCTCTCGACGGCGGAGTACGGGAAGTCCGGCGGCGGCGTCTACAACTGTAACTTCGTCTTCAAGTCGACGTACTACAAGGGGATGGCCGGCATCCACGTCAACAACTCCGACGGGAACTTCGACATCCACGACACGCGCATCCAGGTCGACTTCGACCGGATGCCCGCCATCTGGGGCGGCAATCCCGAGGACCAGCGGTTCAGCAGCCACCAGACGCCGGAGAAGCCCTGGGGACTCGACATCCGGAACGTCAGCATCACCGGCTCCGGTAACATGCGTGGCGACGGCGCTATCTTCATCGAGAACCGCCACGGGACGACCATCGCCGACTCGTGCATCCAGACCCCGAACGCCGACGGCGTCCACATCAGCTCCGCCCGGAACTGCACCATCGAGAACACGAACATCAACGCCGGTGGTCGCGCGACGGTGTTCGACAACAGCTCCGTCGACACCAGCGGCGTGACGAAGAACGACAGCTGTCCCCTCCCCGACACGTCGTCGCCGGTCGGCTCCGGCGGGTCCGACGACGGGACCGAGGAGACGGAGTCCCTGCGGACCCGCCTCGTCGTGGCGGCCGACGAGAACATGCGCTACCACGTTCGCG encodes:
- a CDS encoding glycosyltransferase; its protein translation is MYRNQSIGVVVPAYNEAGLVGDVIETMPTFVDRVYAIDDRSTDETWAEIRAAAERVNRQRAGSGADSDRESESEAATPLADGGVAHDGPVVPLRNDRNMGRGASVKRGFERALADGIDIVAMMDGDGQMDPQVLDHLLDPIVEDRADYTKGNRLMAGGGWAGMSRFRLFGNHMLSFLTKFSTGYWEVGDSQNGYAAISSDMLRRLDIDGLYEDYGFENDILAKLNLLDARVADVPHPAVYGNETSTIQYETFIPRVSVLLASNFGRRVRSKYLQGGFHPVVLCYLFAVVALLVGLVGSVYSFVVWAQGSLGPALVSSVVFLVGGLLLVTALAVDVRLNSHLAVDGE